A DNA window from Actinomycetes bacterium contains the following coding sequences:
- a CDS encoding FAD-dependent monooxygenase, with amino-acid sequence MTHPRTALVIGGGIAGPVAAMALQKAGIDAAVYEAHATSAEDIGAFLTLATNGLDALRTLGAHTPALAAGFATPAIELYSGTGKRLGAARTGLTLDDGTTTHSLKRADLYRAVREEAMRRSIRIEHGKRLVDAETAADGVRAVFADGSTATGNVLIGCDGVHSTVRRLIDPAAPAPTYAGLINLGGYARGVRVDAEPGTYHMIFGKRAFFGYAVALGGEVWWFANVPRRDEPARGELATISTEQWKRRLLELYAGDAGGATRLIQATDHDLAASPIHAIPHLPTWHNDRMIVIGDAAHAPSPSSGQGASLSIEDAVVLGTCLRDLPSPKAAFATFEQLRRPRVERIIKQAARINNNKAAGPVTRVFRDMMLPLILKMTANSAQAKQLYDYHIDWDAPMAAQGATAGRRSASSPR; translated from the coding sequence ATGACCCACCCACGCACCGCCCTGGTCATCGGCGGCGGCATCGCCGGCCCGGTCGCCGCCATGGCCCTGCAGAAGGCCGGCATCGACGCGGCCGTCTACGAGGCGCACGCCACCTCAGCCGAGGACATCGGTGCGTTCCTCACCCTGGCCACCAACGGGCTCGACGCACTGCGCACCCTGGGCGCGCACACACCAGCGCTGGCCGCCGGCTTTGCCACCCCGGCGATCGAGCTGTACAGCGGCACCGGCAAGCGCCTCGGCGCGGCCCGCACCGGTCTCACACTCGACGACGGCACCACCACCCACTCCCTCAAGCGCGCCGACCTGTACCGGGCGGTGCGCGAGGAGGCCATGCGCCGCAGCATCCGCATCGAGCACGGCAAACGGCTGGTCGATGCCGAGACCGCCGCCGATGGGGTGCGTGCGGTGTTCGCCGACGGCAGCACGGCCACCGGCAATGTGCTGATCGGCTGCGACGGTGTGCACTCCACCGTGCGGCGCCTCATCGACCCGGCCGCGCCGGCACCCACCTACGCCGGCCTGATCAATCTCGGCGGCTACGCCCGTGGTGTCCGCGTCGACGCCGAGCCGGGCACCTACCACATGATCTTCGGCAAGCGGGCGTTCTTCGGCTACGCCGTCGCCTTGGGCGGCGAGGTCTGGTGGTTCGCCAACGTGCCCCGCCGCGACGAACCCGCCCGCGGCGAGCTCGCGACCATCAGCACCGAGCAGTGGAAGCGCCGGCTCCTCGAGCTGTACGCCGGCGACGCCGGCGGCGCCACCCGGCTCATCCAGGCCACCGATCACGACCTGGCCGCCAGCCCCATCCACGCCATTCCCCACCTGCCCACCTGGCACAACGACCGCATGATCGTGATCGGGGACGCCGCCCACGCCCCGTCGCCATCCTCCGGGCAGGGCGCTTCGCTGTCCATCGAGGATGCCGTCGTGCTCGGTACATGTCTGCGTGACCTGCCCAGCCCCAAGGCGGCCTTCGCCACCTTCGAGCAGCTGCGCCGGCCCCGCGTGGAGCGCATCATCAAGCAGGCCGCCCGGATCAACAACAACAAGGCCGCGGGCCCCGTCACTCGCGTGTTCCGAGACATGATGCTGCCGTTGATCCTCAAGATGACCGCCAACAGCGCACAGGCAAAGCAGCTCTACGACTACCACATCGACTGGGATGCCCCAATGGCTGCACAAGGCGCCACGGCCGGAAGGCGGTCCGCCAGCTCGCCCCGGTAG